One part of the Natronorubrum sediminis genome encodes these proteins:
- a CDS encoding cell surface protein translates to MRMDATRRRFLVGSATVSAVALAGCAGDGDGDDDNGEESEFDDEDYDIDPDLEEGDGSYEVWALDQGRDDIFIYEPAADADDGDDEFAMTDYIDVNDLGIDADDIVPHMIDFSSDYAYAAIACTAGGRTLVFDTEEKELVADIETGPSTHMAAFSPGDEYITVDVMGDMEDGHYGSIVRLDADTENGEFEEVDRIELGESDEVSDNEVEPAHPICHQYTADGRSLHTLGPEYGNAGLVIVDHDEFEIERAYTQEEAPTNCGTMPHYEDEKFYLTAGAPSDPDEGEDGVGHYYVYDTAEDEFILEEGDTEGVDAHGFWFTPDGEELWILNRETNDGVVVDPETDEPVEDGYIEQYGPDQDDDPADSDAPDIMWSSPDGEYMFVSLRGPDPVSGDPHAATGITPGFSVMSIEDREYVDVVEPHPIDEFEDEAVEAAQDGDGPRLPDFHGLGVRVVDEFDTEIENSPGFN, encoded by the coding sequence ATGCGAATGGATGCAACACGCAGACGGTTCTTGGTGGGGAGTGCAACAGTGAGTGCAGTGGCACTGGCTGGCTGTGCGGGTGACGGCGATGGTGACGACGACAACGGTGAGGAGTCGGAGTTTGACGACGAGGACTACGACATCGACCCGGACCTCGAAGAGGGTGACGGATCGTACGAAGTCTGGGCGCTCGATCAGGGCCGAGACGACATCTTCATCTACGAACCGGCCGCCGACGCCGACGACGGCGACGACGAGTTCGCGATGACGGACTACATCGACGTCAACGACCTCGGTATCGACGCCGACGACATCGTCCCGCACATGATCGACTTCAGTTCGGACTACGCCTACGCCGCTATCGCCTGTACGGCCGGCGGCCGAACACTCGTCTTCGACACCGAGGAGAAAGAACTCGTCGCGGACATCGAGACCGGGCCGTCCACGCACATGGCCGCGTTCAGTCCCGGCGACGAATACATCACCGTCGACGTCATGGGCGACATGGAAGACGGCCACTACGGTAGTATCGTCCGCCTCGACGCTGACACCGAAAACGGCGAGTTCGAAGAGGTCGACCGCATCGAACTCGGGGAGAGCGACGAAGTCTCGGACAACGAGGTCGAACCGGCCCACCCGATTTGTCACCAGTACACGGCCGACGGTCGCTCGCTTCACACGCTCGGCCCGGAGTACGGGAACGCTGGACTCGTGATCGTCGATCACGACGAGTTCGAAATCGAGCGCGCGTACACGCAGGAAGAAGCGCCGACGAACTGCGGAACGATGCCCCACTACGAGGACGAGAAGTTCTACCTCACTGCCGGCGCACCGTCGGACCCCGACGAGGGCGAAGACGGCGTCGGACACTACTACGTCTACGATACCGCCGAAGACGAGTTCATCCTCGAGGAAGGTGACACGGAAGGCGTCGACGCACACGGCTTCTGGTTCACCCCCGACGGCGAAGAGCTGTGGATCCTCAACCGGGAGACGAACGACGGCGTCGTCGTCGACCCGGAGACCGACGAACCAGTCGAGGACGGCTACATCGAACAGTACGGTCCGGATCAGGACGACGACCCGGCAGACAGCGACGCGCCGGACATCATGTGGTCCTCACCCGACGGCGAGTACATGTTCGTCAGCCTGCGCGGCCCCGACCCGGTCTCGGGCGACCCCCACGCAGCGACCGGCATCACGCCCGGCTTCTCGGTCATGAGCATCGAGGACCGCGAGTACGTCGATGTCGTCGAACCACACCCGATCGACGAGTTCGAAGACGAGGCAGTCGAGGCCGCACAGGACGGCGACGGCCCACGTCTTCCGGACTTCCACGGACTCGGCGTTCGCGTCGTCGACGAGTTCGACACCGAAATCGAGAACTCGCCCGGATTCAACTAA
- the ilvD gene encoding dihydroxy-acid dehydratase has translation MSSDDEFDYGKDERLKSSEVTQGAEKAPHRAMFRAMGFEDEDFGSPMIGVPNPAADITPCNVHLDDVAESALEGADTAGGMPIEFGTITISDAISMGTEGMKASLISRELIADSVELVSFGERMDGLVTVAGCDKNLPGMLMAAIRTDLPSVFLYGGSIMPGEHEGRDVTIVSVFEGVGTYGTGEMSGEELDDLERSACPGAGSCGGMYTANTMASISEALGLAPLGSASPPAEDEERYEVARRAGELAVEVVEEDRRPSDVISRKSFENAIALQTAIGGSTNGVLHLLALAREADVDLEIEDFDEISRRTPKIADLSPGGDHVMNDLHEIGGVPVVIRRLLEADLFHGDAMTVTGRTIEEELETLDLPDESEIDAEFLYPVDDPKESEGAIKILTGNLAPDGSVLKVTGDDEFHHHGPARIFEDEEDAMEYVQEGHIESGDVIVIRNEGPSGGPGMREMLGVTAAVVGAGHEDDVALITDGRFSGGTRGPMIGHVAPEAFVGGPIGLLEDGDEITVDIPERTLEVDVDDAELEARREAWERPDPPYDGGVLAKYCRDFGSASHGAVTNPGLKRE, from the coding sequence ATGAGCAGCGACGACGAGTTCGACTACGGCAAAGACGAACGCCTCAAAAGCAGCGAGGTCACACAAGGCGCAGAGAAAGCCCCCCACCGAGCGATGTTCCGGGCGATGGGCTTCGAGGACGAGGACTTTGGCTCGCCGATGATCGGCGTGCCCAATCCGGCCGCCGACATCACGCCGTGTAACGTCCACCTCGACGACGTCGCGGAGTCGGCACTCGAGGGCGCGGACACGGCTGGCGGGATGCCCATCGAGTTCGGCACGATCACCATCTCCGACGCCATCTCGATGGGGACGGAAGGGATGAAGGCGTCGCTGATCTCTCGAGAGCTCATTGCCGACAGCGTCGAACTCGTCTCCTTCGGCGAGCGGATGGACGGTCTCGTCACCGTCGCCGGCTGTGACAAGAACCTGCCCGGCATGCTGATGGCCGCGATCCGGACGGATCTTCCGAGCGTCTTCCTCTACGGCGGCTCGATCATGCCCGGCGAGCACGAGGGCCGCGACGTCACCATCGTCAGCGTCTTCGAGGGCGTCGGGACCTACGGCACCGGCGAGATGAGCGGCGAGGAACTCGACGACTTAGAACGAAGCGCCTGTCCCGGCGCTGGCTCCTGTGGGGGCATGTACACCGCAAACACGATGGCCTCCATCTCCGAAGCGCTCGGTCTCGCCCCGCTCGGCAGCGCATCGCCACCAGCGGAGGACGAGGAGCGCTACGAGGTCGCCCGCCGCGCCGGCGAACTCGCCGTCGAGGTCGTCGAGGAGGATCGCCGTCCTTCCGACGTCATCAGCCGCAAATCCTTCGAGAACGCCATCGCGCTCCAGACCGCAATCGGCGGCTCGACGAACGGCGTGCTCCACCTGCTCGCGCTCGCCCGCGAGGCCGACGTCGACCTCGAGATCGAGGACTTCGACGAAATTTCGCGTCGCACCCCCAAGATCGCCGACCTCTCTCCCGGCGGCGACCACGTCATGAACGACCTCCACGAGATCGGTGGCGTCCCAGTCGTGATCCGCCGACTGCTCGAGGCCGATCTCTTCCACGGCGACGCGATGACCGTCACGGGCCGGACGATCGAGGAAGAACTCGAGACGCTCGACCTGCCCGACGAGTCGGAAATCGACGCGGAGTTCCTTTACCCGGTCGACGACCCCAAAGAATCGGAAGGGGCGATCAAGATTCTCACGGGCAATCTCGCACCCGACGGCTCCGTCCTGAAGGTGACCGGTGACGACGAGTTCCACCACCACGGCCCCGCGCGAATCTTCGAGGACGAAGAGGACGCGATGGAGTACGTCCAGGAAGGCCACATCGAAAGTGGCGACGTGATCGTCATCCGAAACGAAGGGCCGAGTGGCGGCCCCGGCATGCGGGAAATGCTCGGCGTCACCGCCGCCGTCGTCGGTGCCGGTCACGAAGACGACGTCGCACTCATCACCGACGGCCGCTTCTCCGGTGGCACCCGCGGCCCGATGATCGGCCACGTCGCCCCCGAGGCGTTCGTCGGCGGCCCAATCGGCTTGCTCGAGGACGGCGACGAGATCACCGTCGACATTCCAGAGCGCACCCTCGAGGTCGATGTTGACGACGCTGAACTCGAGGCTCGCCGCGAAGCGTGGGAGCGCCCGGACCCACCGTACGATGGGGGCGTGCTGGCCAAGTACTGCCGTGACTTCGGGTCGGCATCCCACGGCGCGGTGACGAACCCCGGCCTCAAACGCGAGTAA
- a CDS encoding molybdenum cofactor guanylyltransferase, translating to MTDDSRAGVVLAGGFSTRFGEADKAVAELAGTPMIRHVVDRLGGVVDDCVINCRDDQREAIESALEGSDLSLTYATDPEPDRGPLAGIQVGLEAVDAAYAAVVACDMPHVDPALLDYLFERARGRDAAVVTLEDGWYQTTQAVYRADAMARACETALEEGDGRIVTAFESIDVDLVEESELEDVAQRTFESIDTQAALRDAERHLEG from the coding sequence ATGACCGACGACTCACGCGCCGGTGTCGTCCTCGCCGGCGGTTTTTCGACCCGCTTCGGCGAGGCCGACAAAGCCGTCGCCGAACTCGCCGGAACGCCGATGATCCGACACGTCGTCGACCGATTGGGAGGAGTCGTCGACGACTGCGTGATCAACTGCCGCGACGATCAACGCGAAGCGATCGAATCTGCACTCGAGGGCAGCGACCTCAGCCTCACGTATGCAACCGATCCAGAGCCAGACCGGGGTCCACTGGCCGGCATTCAGGTCGGTCTCGAGGCCGTCGACGCGGCGTACGCGGCCGTCGTCGCCTGCGACATGCCCCACGTCGATCCGGCGTTGCTTGACTACCTTTTCGAGCGCGCCCGCGGCCGCGACGCCGCCGTCGTTACGCTCGAGGACGGCTGGTACCAGACGACACAGGCCGTCTACCGTGCCGACGCGATGGCTCGAGCCTGTGAAACGGCGCTCGAGGAGGGCGACGGCCGAATCGTCACCGCGTTCGAGAGCATCGACGTCGACCTGGTCGAGGAAAGCGAACTCGAGGACGTTGCCCAGCGGACGTTCGAGAGCATCGACACGCAAGCGGCGCTTCGCGACGCAGAGCGCCATCTCGAGGGCTGA
- a CDS encoding beta-ribofuranosylaminobenzene 5'-phosphate synthase family protein, producing MTTATVTTGARVHVGFQNLSLARRRLYGGIGVGLEEPRVRVTAEPSTAVESDDELARAYAERAVDALDVSGVSISLEERLPRHVGLGSGTQLALSILAATASAHDLEVDVRALAPAMGRGGRSGVGVATFEAGGFVVDAGHPTNRFTTEPPAEGDWSVPPAVARHDLPAEWRFLVVVPDAEPGRSGDDEDASMRTVVERADPAVADEIAGVVTRKLLPAAAEGSLEAFGDAIAEIGRKNGSWYADAQGGVFRPPAGVLVETLSECPVCTGVGQSSWGPVVYGVTDRDHADEAEAAARDALQTNGLEGDVIVTRPSDTGARVTPSPTQ from the coding sequence ATGACGACGGCGACGGTCACCACGGGCGCGAGAGTTCACGTCGGCTTTCAGAACCTCTCGCTCGCGCGACGACGACTCTACGGCGGCATCGGCGTCGGCCTCGAGGAGCCACGCGTGAGGGTGACCGCCGAACCGTCGACTGCTGTCGAGAGCGATGACGAACTCGCTCGAGCGTACGCCGAACGCGCGGTAGACGCCCTCGACGTGTCTGGAGTGTCGATCTCGCTCGAGGAGCGATTGCCCCGTCACGTCGGATTGGGGAGCGGTACGCAACTCGCGCTCTCGATTCTCGCCGCGACGGCCAGCGCACACGACCTCGAGGTGGACGTGCGAGCGCTGGCGCCGGCGATGGGCCGTGGCGGGCGCAGCGGCGTTGGCGTCGCGACGTTCGAAGCCGGCGGTTTCGTCGTGGACGCGGGCCACCCGACGAATCGATTTACGACCGAACCGCCTGCGGAGGGCGACTGGTCTGTTCCCCCGGCCGTTGCCCGCCACGATCTGCCCGCGGAGTGGCGATTCCTCGTCGTGGTTCCGGATGCCGAACCCGGCCGAAGCGGCGACGACGAAGACGCGAGCATGCGAACCGTCGTCGAGCGAGCCGACCCTGCCGTGGCGGACGAAATTGCGGGCGTCGTCACCCGCAAACTCCTTCCTGCCGCAGCGGAGGGAAGCCTCGAGGCATTCGGCGACGCGATCGCCGAAATCGGTCGGAAGAACGGTTCGTGGTATGCGGACGCTCAGGGTGGCGTCTTCCGGCCCCCGGCGGGTGTGCTCGTCGAAACGCTCTCTGAATGTCCGGTCTGTACCGGCGTCGGCCAGTCGTCGTGGGGCCCCGTCGTCTACGGGGTCACCGACCGAGACCACGCAGACGAGGCCGAAGCGGCCGCTCGAGACGCACTCCAAACGAACGGACTCGAGGGGGACGTTATCGTGACGCGGCCGAGCGACACCGGTGCTCGAGTCACCCCGTCACCAACCCAATAA
- a CDS encoding transcription factor S translates to MRFCDECGSMMKADGDQMVCTSADCGALSERDREQEDAFVSTESQTDAEIIESDENANFEGKPKATDVVCDDCGNQEAWYTLKQTASADEPPTRFFKCTECGKRWRGYN, encoded by the coding sequence ATGCGCTTTTGCGACGAATGCGGCTCGATGATGAAAGCCGACGGCGATCAGATGGTCTGTACGAGTGCGGACTGTGGGGCCTTGAGCGAACGCGACCGAGAGCAAGAAGACGCGTTCGTCTCGACGGAATCTCAGACGGACGCAGAGATCATCGAGTCGGACGAAAACGCCAACTTCGAAGGGAAACCGAAGGCGACCGATGTCGTCTGTGACGACTGTGGCAACCAGGAGGCGTGGTACACGCTCAAACAGACGGCCTCCGCCGACGAGCCGCCGACGCGATTCTTCAAGTGTACCGAGTGTGGGAAGCGCTGGCGCGGATACAACTGA
- a CDS encoding DUF5518 domain-containing protein: MDSPSADTPPPIDTYGSDDESDSSTLFNALVGAAVGIVLSFVPGSTVIGGAVAGYLEGGEPADGVSVGALAGFVMLVPIVLFGFLGMALFVGPAGGAGGAGFGVFGLLFLVVFGGLYTVGLSILGAVVAIVLKNGL, encoded by the coding sequence ATGGATTCACCGTCTGCAGACACGCCACCTCCGATCGATACGTACGGATCCGACGACGAATCGGACTCGAGCACGCTGTTCAACGCGCTCGTCGGTGCCGCGGTCGGTATCGTTCTCTCGTTCGTCCCAGGGTCGACGGTAATCGGTGGAGCCGTCGCCGGCTATCTCGAGGGAGGGGAACCCGCAGACGGTGTCTCAGTGGGAGCACTGGCAGGGTTCGTTATGCTCGTCCCGATCGTGCTCTTTGGATTCCTCGGCATGGCCCTGTTCGTCGGACCCGCCGGGGGCGCCGGGGGTGCCGGATTCGGCGTGTTCGGACTGCTCTTTCTCGTCGTGTTCGGCGGACTCTACACCGTCGGGTTGAGCATTCTCGGCGCGGTCGTCGCAATCGTTCTCAAAAACGGTCTGTGA
- a CDS encoding DNA polymerase Y family protein — protein sequence MTEGPRLPGVQTDDNQEERIVCHVDADCFYASCERLREPKLDGEPVVVGMGYEHGDDIGAVATASYEAREFGVESAQAISSALERLPRRGPLEGDAGSDETDDGVHDDRSVEETGYYRSVDMDYYESVASEVREILHECAGVVREVSIDEAYLDVTDRTAWEVADGFGRHIKDRIRREVGITVSIGVAPTMSAAKIASDFDKPDGLTVVEPGDVQAFLAPLEVDLLHGVGPVTARALREMGLETAADVAAADPEPLVERFGERGRELYDRAHGDDDRRVTPKGEPKSFSRESAFAEPVEDPTQKYEQIETLAAAVADRARREGALYRTVGVKAVLPPYDVNTRERSLSGPVDDPDLVDRIAYDLFSEFESESVRKVGVRVANLEFAAADQADLDGWESRSPHATADDVSAGEEVSADEPGDARVTETNTKPDTEAESTSDEGRSTAERGQTSLTDF from the coding sequence ATGACCGAGGGGCCGCGGCTGCCCGGCGTGCAGACGGACGACAACCAGGAAGAGCGGATCGTCTGTCACGTCGACGCGGACTGCTTTTACGCCTCCTGTGAACGGCTTCGCGAGCCCAAGCTGGACGGCGAACCGGTCGTGGTCGGGATGGGTTACGAGCACGGCGACGACATCGGTGCCGTTGCCACGGCCAGCTACGAAGCCCGTGAGTTCGGCGTCGAGAGCGCGCAAGCGATCTCGAGCGCGCTCGAGCGATTGCCTCGGCGCGGGCCACTCGAAGGCGACGCTGGGAGCGACGAAACTGACGACGGGGTCCACGACGACCGTTCGGTGGAGGAGACGGGATATTACCGATCCGTCGACATGGATTACTACGAGTCGGTCGCGAGCGAGGTTCGGGAAATCCTCCACGAGTGTGCCGGCGTCGTCAGGGAGGTGAGCATCGACGAGGCCTACCTCGACGTGACCGACCGGACCGCCTGGGAGGTTGCAGACGGCTTCGGTCGCCACATCAAAGACCGAATTCGACGCGAGGTCGGCATCACCGTCAGCATCGGCGTTGCGCCGACGATGAGCGCCGCGAAAATCGCGAGCGACTTCGACAAACCCGACGGCTTGACCGTCGTCGAACCCGGCGACGTACAAGCGTTCCTCGCGCCGCTCGAGGTCGACTTGCTCCACGGCGTCGGTCCCGTTACCGCTCGCGCGCTTCGCGAAATGGGGCTCGAGACGGCTGCAGACGTTGCGGCGGCCGATCCCGAGCCACTGGTCGAACGCTTCGGCGAGCGGGGCCGGGAACTGTACGATCGCGCCCACGGGGACGACGACCGACGCGTAACGCCCAAGGGTGAGCCAAAGAGCTTCTCTCGAGAGTCGGCGTTCGCAGAACCCGTCGAGGACCCGACGCAGAAGTACGAACAGATCGAGACGCTCGCGGCGGCCGTCGCCGACCGTGCCCGACGCGAGGGGGCACTCTATCGGACGGTCGGCGTCAAGGCGGTCCTCCCGCCGTACGACGTCAACACCCGCGAGCGATCGCTCTCCGGCCCGGTCGACGATCCGGATCTCGTCGATCGAATCGCGTACGATCTGTTCTCGGAGTTCGAGTCCGAGTCGGTTCGAAAAGTCGGCGTCAGGGTGGCAAACCTCGAGTTCGCGGCGGCGGATCAGGCGGACCTCGACGGGTGGGAATCACGTTCGCCACACGCCACAGCCGACGACGTGTCCGCTGGCGAGGAGGTGTCTGCGGACGAGCCAGGAGATGCTCGAGTAACTGAGACGAACACGAAACCTGACACAGAAGCAGAATCAACTTCCGACGAAGGGCGTTCGACGGCTGAACGCGGGCAGACCTCGCTCACCGACTTTTGA
- a CDS encoding J domain-containing protein: protein MTEDFYDLLDVPSDAPQDEIKTAYREKVREYHPDHNDDERARAQFTAVKKAYDILGDPVEQQAYDRLGHEDYVAKRTSGLPSASVWRSSDDSSDDSDDTNSSSSSASAGSAATKQTASATSGATGASATASSATSGATGTSATASSASATSGESGSTTSTGATSTGGRTRTTSHQTATSSDTTSERNAAVRWWRRQNFSLPLIWGSLLVYLVGLAHVALENEAELAGLAGDLGAVGSDLGEHWELLSTGRHGVDPIASFLAAFEPFAVPLEAHLWYAALGAIVGLTGLVLLGARVRRSSDLFGALSIDETIVLALGLGVTAALVGGPLLAGAVLMPVLFSVIVQHTRRGPGWTPSYLYVLPVLGPLAGLGVGLGVGGEPALVVDLVAFVLLPIVGGLALPIRATIRKHLGR from the coding sequence ATGACTGAGGATTTCTACGACCTTCTCGACGTACCGTCCGATGCCCCCCAGGACGAGATCAAAACGGCCTATCGCGAGAAGGTTCGCGAGTACCACCCCGATCACAACGACGACGAACGCGCTCGAGCGCAGTTTACGGCGGTCAAGAAGGCCTACGACATCCTCGGCGACCCCGTCGAACAGCAGGCCTACGATCGACTCGGGCACGAAGACTACGTCGCCAAACGAACGAGTGGGCTCCCCTCCGCATCGGTGTGGCGAAGTTCCGACGACTCGAGCGACGACAGCGACGACACGAACAGTTCCTCGAGTAGCGCTAGTGCCGGTTCCGCCGCGACGAAGCAGACGGCTTCCGCGACGAGTGGTGCAACGGGTGCAAGTGCAACGGCCTCGAGTGCGACGAGTGGTGCAACAGGTACAAGCGCAACGGCCTCGAGTGCGAGTGCGACGAGTGGAGAGTCTGGATCGACGACGAGTACCGGCGCAACGAGTACCGGTGGACGTACACGCACGACGAGCCACCAGACGGCGACCTCTTCAGACACTACATCCGAACGCAACGCGGCCGTCCGCTGGTGGCGACGGCAGAACTTCTCGCTCCCGTTGATCTGGGGCTCCCTGCTGGTCTATCTCGTCGGTCTCGCTCACGTCGCCCTCGAGAACGAAGCCGAACTCGCTGGGCTAGCCGGTGACCTCGGTGCTGTCGGTAGCGACCTCGGCGAACACTGGGAACTCCTCTCGACCGGCCGGCACGGAGTCGATCCCATCGCCTCGTTCCTCGCGGCGTTCGAACCGTTCGCAGTGCCACTCGAGGCCCACCTGTGGTACGCCGCGCTGGGCGCGATCGTCGGTCTGACGGGTCTCGTCTTGCTCGGCGCTCGAGTGCGTCGCTCGAGCGACCTCTTCGGTGCACTCTCGATCGACGAAACGATCGTCCTCGCGCTGGGACTCGGCGTGACGGCCGCCCTCGTCGGCGGTCCGCTGCTCGCCGGCGCGGTGCTCATGCCGGTGCTCTTCTCGGTGATCGTCCAGCACACGCGTCGCGGCCCGGGGTGGACGCCCTCGTATCTGTACGTCCTCCCGGTTTTGGGCCCCCTGGCAGGATTGGGAGTCGGACTCGGCGTCGGTGGCGAACCCGCGTTAGTCGTCGACCTGGTCGCATTCGTCCTGTTGCCGATTGTCGGCGGTCTCGCGCTTCCGATTCGGGCGACGATCCGGAAGCACCTCGGCCGATAG
- a CDS encoding uracil-DNA glycosylase family protein, producing the protein MKNVTERTHNPFGLRPPFDRTRPDERTAVFGYGDANADFHLIGNYPGLHGGRESGVPFTETEAGERVQSIVREVGFAEGSWSEPTVENLFCSYRHMCCLPPGETPDESTYDELERYFDAELRAINAHILLPVGERVTDHVLRSYTTQRDRLDLEMATLHAQEIRGRGFMVVPIRDPTAWEDTEADAIISRLEAILGRDYRQTKGVATRVG; encoded by the coding sequence GTGAAGAACGTCACGGAGCGGACTCACAACCCGTTTGGACTGCGACCACCGTTCGATCGCACGAGGCCCGACGAGCGAACGGCCGTCTTCGGCTACGGCGACGCGAACGCCGACTTTCACTTAATCGGCAACTATCCCGGTCTCCACGGCGGACGCGAGAGCGGCGTGCCGTTTACCGAAACCGAGGCCGGCGAGCGCGTCCAATCGATCGTTCGTGAGGTCGGCTTCGCGGAGGGCTCTTGGAGCGAGCCAACCGTCGAAAACCTCTTCTGTAGCTACCGGCACATGTGTTGTCTCCCGCCGGGCGAGACGCCCGACGAATCGACGTACGACGAACTCGAGCGATACTTCGACGCCGAGTTGCGCGCGATCAACGCCCACATTCTCCTGCCCGTCGGCGAGCGCGTAACCGACCACGTCCTCAGATCCTACACGACCCAGCGCGACCGTCTCGACCTCGAGATGGCCACGCTGCACGCACAAGAAATCCGCGGGCGTGGCTTCATGGTCGTCCCGATCAGGGATCCGACCGCGTGGGAAGACACGGAAGCCGACGCGATTATCTCGCGACTCGAGGCGATTCTCGGACGCGACTACCGCCAGACGAAGGGCGTCGCGACGCGTGTCGGATAA
- a CDS encoding helix-turn-helix domain-containing protein → MSIIATVAVPSTDFPLGTLTDIDEDVTLTVETTVPTSESVVPYVWVPEPASESVVDALEAESVVGTVSTVDRTADHVLLKVTWNERVNGLLESIRAQDAIVTSAVGTGTQWTFRLRFSTYESLSAFYRSCVDQGISIELVQLHETVSPTETHQFGLTTPQREVIEDAYRAGYFDVPRESTLVDLSNKLEVSDSAVSQRLRRGLATLIEETLAPDRPGDGPLNELDSL, encoded by the coding sequence ATGAGCATCATCGCGACAGTCGCCGTCCCGTCGACCGATTTTCCGCTTGGCACACTCACCGACATCGACGAGGACGTCACACTCACTGTCGAGACGACGGTGCCGACCAGCGAGTCGGTTGTCCCGTACGTCTGGGTCCCCGAGCCCGCCTCCGAGTCAGTCGTCGACGCCCTCGAGGCTGAATCAGTCGTCGGAACCGTCTCGACGGTCGATCGAACGGCCGACCACGTCTTGCTCAAGGTGACGTGGAACGAGCGGGTCAACGGCCTTCTCGAGTCGATTCGAGCGCAGGATGCGATCGTCACGAGCGCCGTCGGGACGGGAACGCAGTGGACGTTTCGGCTGCGATTTTCTACCTACGAATCGCTCTCCGCGTTCTATCGCAGTTGCGTCGACCAGGGAATCTCCATCGAACTCGTTCAGCTACACGAAACGGTGAGTCCCACCGAGACCCACCAGTTTGGCCTGACTACACCCCAGCGCGAAGTGATCGAGGATGCGTATCGAGCGGGGTACTTCGACGTTCCCCGCGAGTCGACGCTCGTCGACCTCAGTAACAAACTCGAGGTCTCCGACTCCGCGGTCTCACAGCGCCTGCGTCGGGGATTGGCGACACTCATCGAGGAGACGCTCGCTCCCGATCGACCCGGAGACGGCCCGCTGAACGAACTCGACTCGCTGTGA
- a CDS encoding metal-dependent hydrolase — protein sequence MYQVGHYGAALVAYAPVGTAIGLAGNETVAILGALVCVGLSTIPDVDHKLPLIDHRGPTHTVGFAVAVGTVLAAATAILVDATSPAADVGFVTFAFVVGTLSIGSHLLADALTPMGIRPFWPLSRRHYSLGVTTAANPIANYVLLAIGAGMALLGIGVVVTFG from the coding sequence ATGTACCAGGTCGGTCACTACGGGGCCGCGTTGGTGGCGTACGCACCGGTTGGAACCGCTATCGGACTGGCTGGGAACGAGACGGTGGCGATACTCGGCGCACTCGTTTGCGTTGGCCTCTCGACAATTCCAGACGTGGACCACAAACTCCCCCTGATCGACCACCGTGGTCCGACTCACACGGTCGGCTTCGCGGTGGCCGTCGGAACCGTCCTCGCCGCTGCCACGGCCATACTCGTCGATGCCACCTCGCCGGCAGCGGACGTCGGATTCGTCACGTTTGCCTTCGTCGTCGGCACGCTTTCGATCGGTTCACACCTCCTCGCAGACGCGTTGACTCCGATGGGAATTCGTCCGTTCTGGCCGCTCTCGAGGCGTCACTACTCACTCGGTGTGACGACCGCGGCGAATCCGATCGCGAACTACGTCCTCCTTGCGATCGGTGCCGGGATGGCGCTCCTCGGAATCGGAGTCGTCGTCACCTTCGGCTAA